A section of the Pedobacter sp. HDW13 genome encodes:
- a CDS encoding DUF1684 domain-containing protein, with protein sequence MIRFLPVLLVFISLNAFAQSYTEKIAKHREAYKQDFITDSRSPLKKKDLENLHFYDADSNYKVLADVALLQNEKVFKMPTYDGTSSDYFRYAHVSFSLKGKKLQMTLYKSVALSANPVYKDHLFLPFTDETNRKTTYGGGRYIDLDTKAIENNKIEIDFNKAYNPYCAYSDGYRCPVPPEENDLQLAVAAGEKLYTGEKKHQK encoded by the coding sequence ATGATAAGATTCCTGCCTGTTCTGCTCGTTTTCATTAGCTTAAATGCCTTTGCTCAAAGTTATACCGAAAAAATTGCAAAGCACCGGGAAGCTTATAAACAGGATTTTATTACTGATAGCCGTTCTCCCCTAAAGAAAAAAGACCTGGAAAACCTCCATTTCTACGATGCCGATAGTAATTATAAAGTTCTAGCGGATGTGGCGCTGCTTCAAAACGAAAAAGTTTTTAAAATGCCTACCTACGATGGTACCAGCAGCGATTATTTTAGGTACGCACATGTCAGTTTCAGCTTAAAAGGTAAAAAACTGCAAATGACTTTATATAAAAGTGTTGCACTCTCAGCCAATCCGGTTTATAAAGACCATCTTTTTTTGCCTTTTACCGATGAAACCAACCGTAAAACCACTTATGGTGGAGGCAGGTATATTGATCTGGATACCAAAGCAATCGAGAACAATAAAATAGAAATAGACTTTAATAAGGCCTATAATCCTTATTGTGCCTACAGTGATGGCTACCGCTGTCCGGTGCCGCCCGAAGAAAATGACTTACAACTGGCTGTAGCCGCCGGCGAAAAGTTATATACAGGCGAAAAGAAACATCAAAAATAA
- a CDS encoding LytTR family DNA-binding domain-containing protein codes for MTYNCLIVDDNEIERDAIEMHLKKIPSLNILAVCSNGIEASQILTSTKVDIVYSDIDMPELSGMDLLKSLKKQPLFIFITSFSEYAAESFNLDALDFIVKPATFERILKATNKAIEYLELKKLVGMDTLHDEQPASEEDDHFFFRETKGITKLKYDDVIYIESMGDFSKLFTSIDKHVILVSLKNLEKQLPAKLFARVHKQYIININHIATLTNHEVHLDHNFTVPISATNRQELLEKSIDKKILSRFLK; via the coding sequence ATGACGTACAACTGCTTAATTGTTGATGACAACGAAATAGAAAGAGATGCCATAGAAATGCACCTCAAAAAGATCCCTTCGTTAAACATATTAGCAGTTTGCAGTAACGGTATAGAGGCCTCACAAATTTTAACTTCAACAAAGGTTGATATTGTTTATTCGGATATTGATATGCCAGAACTTTCGGGCATGGATTTGCTAAAAAGCCTAAAAAAACAACCTTTATTTATATTTATTACTTCTTTTAGTGAGTATGCTGCCGAAAGTTTTAACCTGGATGCTTTAGATTTTATTGTAAAGCCAGCTACGTTTGAACGCATACTTAAAGCCACCAATAAGGCAATTGAATACCTCGAGCTTAAAAAATTGGTTGGAATGGACACTCTGCATGATGAGCAGCCGGCCAGTGAAGAAGACGATCACTTCTTTTTCAGAGAAACAAAAGGCATTACGAAATTAAAGTACGACGATGTGATTTACATCGAAAGTATGGGCGATTTTTCCAAGCTGTTTACTAGTATAGATAAACATGTGATTCTCGTTAGTTTAAAAAACTTGGAGAAACAATTGCCAGCTAAACTTTTTGCGCGCGTGCACAAGCAATACATCATCAACATTAACCATATTGCAACCCTAACCAACCATGAGGTACATTTAGACCACAATTTTACCGTGCCAATCAGTGCAACAAACAGGCAGGAATTGCTGGAGAAATCGATTGATAAGAAAATCCTTTCGCGTTTTTTAAAATAG